The following is a genomic window from Pyricularia oryzae 70-15 chromosome 5, whole genome shotgun sequence.
TTTGTCAACTTCGTTGCCCCCTGGTGTTTCGCCCTCTCGCCTGATGCAGGCTAGCACTTTTTTGAGCATAGGGGACACACAGTTTGCCAGTGATCCATATGGGCCGGTTCAAATAGGGCCTTCATTCACTCTCTCGCTCTATCTGCTGTTCATGGGCCATAGCAAGACCGAGACGCGGGCAAGGCCTGCACAGGGCAATGCGTTAACAACTATAAATTCCGGCAATCCTGTCAATAACTCCACTGATCAGGTAGATTCGCCTTATGGCTTTCAAGAAGGCGAGCGAAAACCATTGTGGCAGGAGGTTGTGCACAAAGCTCGCGTTAGGCTTTGTCGTGTCCCCCCTGACTGGAAGTTTGATCGCGAGAGGGGCTATATTCCACTGCCGTTGCCTCAGTCACCGAACAGAGATCAACGTGCGCATTCTAGCTATTCCTACACGGCCAAAAATGAATTCTCGTATCACCTGGAGATAATTGAAGACTTAGACGATGGCCGTCTCCATGACGGCGAGGGCAGCTTCTTTGACGATATTCCAATGGCAGGAATAAGAGAGTCTATACCAGTCCACCACCTTTCCAAAATCTTCTACACTAACACGGGTAGAATCTTGAATATTGGACAGGAACTGGCACCTGACAACAGCCCGGCCTTGCTACTGAAACGAGACTCAACGGCACCCACTCCGAAACAGGTCATTGACGATATCCTACAAAGTATGGAGGAGGCGGTAACGGGCGCGGACGAGTCCGACTTTCAGAACGAAGCGCTGATGGACTCGCAAGCGGAGCTGGACTTGCAGATTCTTAGGGAGAGTAGCGAGTCGCCCTCCGAGGAAGCACCAAGTCCACATGACCAGCGACGACCGGCCTCGTGCCCGGTCCCTAAAAGCTCTCACAGTTTTCCGAAACACCTCGACCCGGAGTGGATAGCCCTGGAAGTTTTTGCAGAGATCGAGGACGAGAGCAACTACTCCACAGAGGATGGATCGAGCGACGACGACCCAGACTCGAGCATGAGCACAGCCAAGAGCAGGTCCGACGTCAAGGGCAAACGCTCTTCCCTTGACACGAAACTCATGCAACAAATCAGAGACATCTCTTTGCGCTCCGGCacgacgccgccaccgcaCAGCGGTCGGGAGTCCAGGAAGACGGTCAGCCCAGAGTCGTTCGCGACCAGGTCGccctttggctccatcacgTCGTCGCTCTCGCTGCTCGAGATGATCATCCGCCTGGCCAGCCTCCAGGAATTCCAGCAGACATCCCACCTGTCGATCCCCGACCATATTCTCACTTTCTTTCTGGAGGAGACGGCCACCACGGGTCTTTCGGGCGAGGACAGGTGGAAGGCCAGGagcgaggccaagaagaaggttGGCTTTGATCCATACCATGATGCGGAAAGCTAGACTATGCTGGAATCTTTGCATTGTAAACAAGATATAAGCTTAGCGTAAATATTGGACCACCCGTGTAGGGTTGCATATGATGTTATTTGTCCCACAGCTATGTGGTTCTTCCCTCTCTGCCGGTGGCATTCACACCTACGTGGTACCTTATCTCCCTGGGTACTTTGGGGTGGTAGTAGGGCACTTTTTTCAATCGGATGACGGCATTCCCCCcgcgcccccccccccccccccagtcTGTTCTCTCGACAGTTATCAAATCCCCATAGTAATCACTCGAGTATGCCCACATGTTCGGATATTTGGGGCACATGAACcaactaggtctagtctagaactatctAGTAGTTGAGTACGCAACGACCTTCTGAGAAGGAATATATTGCGACGGTCGACAACATTAAAAACGTTGCAGATGTTCATCGAGTACTCCGAAGCAGTCATCAACCTTTTTGGCTCCCTATTAATAGCGCTGTAAGCACCGACTGGTATTTGGGTTTACGTGTCTGATAATAATGAGTCTTCTCTAAATTCTGAAGGCTTTGGTTTAGTTACAGTAAAAACCCATCTATACGTTATGTACCCGACAACTAGACTTTTACCAGTATAAAAGAAAGTAAAATACGATGGAAAACTGACACTCTAACCGAGCCGCGTTTAATAATAGGAAAATTAAGAGGTCATAATGGGGGTGTACATAGCATAGGAAAATAACACAAAACCTGTGGTTTTGGTTGTAacaaggagaaaaaggaaaaaagaaaagtgcaTTAATGCTTGAGATGTGTCATGAGTAGACATGGATATCTGACAAGGACAGAAAGAATTGATTCTGATTTATTATCGCTTGTTGAAGTTCAGGAAACGGTTCTGGAGAAGCAAAGTCGAGTCAGTATCTGTATACGCCGAGGGTTGATTGGAAAAAGGCAGTAACGAGGGGGAAAACTCACAGCCACGAAAATGATAACGATGTTGCTCGCGCAAAATGCGAGGTAGATGCCCAAGTCTCTCCACCTGTTATCAAACGTCATGCCGAGTGGCGTGTAGAATTGGTCTCCACTGCTGTAAGCGCAGTAATCGCACTGAGCGGTCGAGCTGGGGTCTACAATATATCCATTGCCGCCGGCGTTGAAGAACGGCCTCATGTACTCTTCGCATGTGCTACCGTTCGCGGGCGTAAACTTGTTCAGCTCGATCGAGGCGCATTTGACGTCGAGGTCATGCAAAGCAGTCGTAACCATACCGCCGATAAGCCGAGTGAAAGGGTCCAGCTGGTATAACCACTTGTATCCATCGGGCATCTGGGGGAACGGAATGGTAACACCGCAGAACAACGAGAAGGTAATCATCAAGAATGGATCCAACTGGCTAGAGATGAAAGTCGACGGCGTGATGGAAGACAAGGCCTGAGCGAGGGTGATGGAAAAGAACTCGGTGATGAGGATCATGAGGAACTGGTATCCAGCTCTCGAGCTGTCGTAGGTGAAGCCTGGCATGTAGTAGAGAGGGAGGAAGAAGGCCACAGCACACAGGACGACGTATGGCAGCTCTGCAAGGAGCATGGAGGCAGCGAAGGCGCTAGTGTTGTACATCTTGGATGAGGACTCGCGGAAGAAAATGCCGCGCTTGACGTGATACATGGCCTCGACCTGAGACAGAATCAGAGCAGGCAGGACAGTGACTTGGAACATGATAAAGACCTTGTACTGAAGAGAAGACCGCGAGTTGTCGAGCTGCAGGTAGGTGAGTCCAGTAACGATAGCAATGACGACATGGTTGAACAGACGGGTGAAGAGGTAGTTCGGAGAACGCCACAACGCGAGGTTGGTACGATGGGAGGTTACTTTGAGTTGGTGGCTTATTGGCGAGGCGTATTCCTTTTCGAGTGCCGAATTGCTATCGTTGGCCACCTCTGCCTTGCGCTCTTCCTTGAGCTGAGAAATGGTATCCTTGACGTTGGCATGCTCGGGAGACTCCTCCCAGATGTCTGCCCAATCACGGTCGCCAACACGAGGAGCGCTACCGGCACCAACGGCCTCAAGCATATACTCAGCAACGTTGTCGGTGGGCGAGGCCTCGGCGCCATGACGCTTGAGGTAATCACGGAGGACATTGGCATCCTTGCCAATGTCACCAAAGTACACGCAGCGGCCACCGCGCTGAAGCAGCAAAAGACGGTCAAAGTTCTCGAAGAGGGCCGAGTTGGGCTGGTGGATGGTGCAGAGAATAGCCTGGCCAGCGTTTGCGAGCTTCTTGAGGAAGCGCACAATGTTGAAGGCACTCTGGCTGTCGAGACCGGACGTGGGCTCATCCAGGAACAAAAGCAGCTCGGGCTTGGCGGCAAGTTCGACGCCGATTGTCACACGCTTGCGTTGTTCAACAGTAAGGCCGAATTCGGGCCATCCAATGATGGAATCTGCCAAATCCTCAAGCTCCAACAAAGTGATCATCTCCTCGACAAAAGCGTATTTCTCTTCCTGGGGGGTATCAAAAGGCTGCCTGAGATCGGCAGAGAACCTCAGGGCCTCCCGGACGGTCTGTGTGGGCTCGTGCACATCAAGCTGCTCGGCATACGACgtcgaacgctggaactcCTTTCCAGGCTTCTTTCCGTCGACCAAAATGTCACCACCGATGACACCAATGTTCTTCCTGGAAGCAAGAACATCAAGCAGGGTAGTCTTTCCAGCGCCAGATGCACCCATGAGAGCCGTCAGTTGACCAGGCTTGACATATCCAAACACATTGTTGAGCAACCGGCGGTTGCCTCCGGGGACAGGGACGTCGTAGGTCAGGTTCTCCCAAGTCAAAACTCTCTTGGACTCAATCTTGAGATCCGAACCTTGAGCCTCAGACTTGGAAGAACGTTGAGCCTCACGCTTGGCCACGAGTTTTTCGTTGAGCTCCTTCCGCTCCTTGTTGGGTTTCTGGTAAACCAAGGCCGAGTTACCTCCCATTCCGAATTCGATAACCTCTCCCAGGACGACATTCATGATCAAGAAGAAGGCAACAAGGCCCATGACAATGCCAAAGTTGCGCCAGATGTCGTTCGGGTCGTAGGCGAAGCCTGTACGAATGTAGTCCGAGCCCGAGACTTCGAGGCTGCCTGGCTTAGACCCAGGCAGAGTGCAGACCTGGTTCTCGGGGTTGTTGTACCCTGGTCCGGACGGAATGAGACTCTCTGCTGTGCAGGTCATATCTATTCTGCTGAATTCATTGCCCATCATGGAGCTGAACATCAGACCCAGAGGGTTGATCCAGAAAATCCAACGCAGCCAGACCTGTTGTGACTGGTACTGAATGATGTAACCGGATGTTGTGATAAGCAGCGTGATCGTGACGACAGCAAACTTGACAGCATAGTCGAAATCGATCGAGATGCAACCAATGATTCTGTATGTGAAAGACGAGTCGAAGTTAGTGGGCAGTTGACACCACAGAAGTAGGGGAAATCAGGTGAGTCGGGCCAAGACTTACCGGAAAAAGAGCGTCATCGCAATGTTTCCAAGCATGatgaacaagaaaaacatGAAGAAGGCGCCCGCGCTGCGGAACAAGTTGGTCATAAAATATACAATGATGGAAAAGGCGAGAACCCTGGGCACACCAAAGGCCTGATCGACAAAGATTTGACCAATCCAAAGTGCACTCGGCCGATGGAAAGCATAAGCCTTGTGCTTGTTGACGATGCCACGACCCAGCATGGTTGAGCCGAGCTCAGCAAATGCCTCGAAAGCGTTGAACAGGAGAGAGATAAACATCAGACCACCCTTGCTGAAGGAAGTGGCGCTGGTTTGACCGAGGTTGATGTAGAGTGTACCGACGACGATGGCGATGAGAATGGTCCGCATCCATGCGAGGAACAAGGCCATTCGATCTTGCAGCTTGAGCACAGTCTGACGCTTCATAAGCGCCCAGACCTGGCGGTGGAAGCCAACAGTGTAAACCGACTTCTTGGCACCTGTGCGCTTGCCTTCCTTAACAGCAATCTTGAAATCCTCGTACTTTTGCTGGTCCTCTTTCAGAGACTCGCGGTATTCTACCATCTCGTTATCCAACCTCTTCGCGAAGTCGGACTTCTTGAAAGCCTCGGCCAGAGTCTCGGGGCTGTGCGGAGCGTTGTCGGGACTGTAGCCTTCCGAGTAGGCGCGCTCGTATTCGTCGGTACAGCCAGTGACGTAGTCGGGGGTAGTCTGTCGGGGCCTGGGAAGGAAACCGAGGCCTTCAAAGTATCCACGGGCCTCGGTAGCGGGGCCGAAGTACACTTGCCGGCCAGCGTCAATGACAAGCACCTTGTCAAACAACTTGTAGATGTTCTCCGAAGCTTGGTATAGCGAGACGAACGTCGCGGTCTTGTAGAGGTTGGTCTGGATACGCAGCGACTTGATGAAGTCCAGAGCAGTACTGGCATCGAGACCGCGAGTGCTGTTGTCCCAGGCAAGAATAGATCCTGACGTAATCATCATCTCGGCAACAGAAACACGTTTCCTCTCGCCTCCAGACACACCGCGCACAAGGGAGCCACCAACGACAGTGTTGCGGGTATGCTCAATGTTGAACATCTTGAGTAACATGGTAATGACGTCCTTCTTGAACTGCGCCTTGGTGATGCCAGCCGGAAGCTTGCCGGGAACTTTGCAGTCGAGCGCAAAGCCGAGCGTCTGCTCCACCGTCAGGGTCGCGTGGTGGATGTCGTCCTCCTGGTTGTAGACGGCCTCTCCGCGATATTTCTCAAACTCCTTGGCGGTGAAAGGACCATAAAGCACATCACCTTCCACACCAGTGTAGCCGTAGCGCTGGTTGGTGATGTTCTTGAGGAAGGTTGTGCAGCCGGATCCCGGTTTGCCCAAGACCAGAACCATCTCACCGGGCTTGCAGACACCACGGAAGCTGTCGAGCAGGGTGGCCTCAGGCGCCttgcctcccaggcccaactTGTTCTTGATGGGGGTGTAATAGTCGAAGAATCGGATGACTGCATCGGGAAATGTTTCAACGTAGTTTGTGAATGCGCTCATTCCCTTGACCGTTAGTTCATCCCAATAAACCCCGATGTGCTTGGGACGGATGCCAGCCTCGCGCTCAGCCTGAATCCCTCCACGAATCCACGACTCCAAATCAAATGGTTCGCTTTCAGAAGATGATGTCTCTCCCAGGTCTTCGCCATTGGCCTTCTCAGCATCACGCTGAGAGGCGTGGCTCTTGCGCCGGCTGGCTCTGGACATTCCCGTGAGCTCCCTCTGCAGCTCGGCGAAGTCGGCCTCGGCCCGGGCCACTGAGATGCCGGAGCCAACATTGGAGGTGCCGTTGGGGTTCTTCTGGTGAGCTGCCACGCGCAACTCCTCGAGGTTGATGCTTGGATCGGCCGAACGCGGTAGCGAGCCGACAGCTGTGTTGGCTGTTGAGGGGGCCTTGTTGCCCTCCTCCAGGCTTGCGACATCATTGGCTTTTTGGTCCATCGTGACAAAGTGGAAACTGTAACTGCTGGCGGGGATTGCGTGCGTTTCCAGGGTGGAAGCTACGAACTAACCCAAACCCAATGGGGTTTTCCGCGGGCGTTCTTGATAGCCAAAGGGGCTCTTGAAGAGTGCGCAGCTGCTTCAAGGACAAAAAATATGCTGCAGATATTCCTGTAGAGGCAACCTTCCAAAGTGTGGGTCGGGTGGCGAACCTCGAAGTGATTGCGAGATCCAGGCAAGCCCAATGTGACCCCGAAGTCAAAGGTGCTTTAATAGAACACTTTTGGGGGGAGGGGTCAAGCTGTAAAGACAGCGAGAGACGTTATGTACCAAATGAGTGAAGGTTTGTCATCGACCGAAACTCGGAGCTCGGTACTAACCGGGGGGCGGCGGCTCTTTACTTTTTGGAGGCAAGACCTGATGCgcgccaaggccgccgatGAGAGAAGCGGTCGACAAATGTGGGAATCTAAACAACAAATTAACGATACGCAAAGGAAAGCAGGAAATAAGTTCGGATGCAAGGCTGTTTAAATGAGCGTTATGAACACGGAACGAGGAAAACAAAGTCCCGAACTCATTACCTAGTTAATGCGACCTTTTGCCTCTAGACCCACATTCCCAGGGGTGCTCAAAGAAAACCAaagagtgaaaaaaaaaaaaaaaaaagtttatcTACTAATTAGGAAGGATTTTAAAGGTACCAGGGCTGGCCATGTGGGAAGGGCGGACAACGAGGTCTCGGGGCTACGACCTATGGCAGTAGACAAAGTTGTTCGGTCTGGAGTATGTATTGGTAATCCGTAATCCCGCTAGTCGGCTCGGAGGGAAGAAGCGTCCCGCGTCGTGGCAGGGGAAGGCTTGCTGTCCCGCAAGGCCCCCATCAAGTCATCTCTTTAATGGGACTCAACGGTGCGCCCTTTTCGGGGCTGCTTGCCAAGCTAGGATGGACAACACCCCCTGCCTGAATATGATCGTTTAGCTAGTGAGACAGTTCTAATTGGCTGACTAGCGCACCGAGGATCCATAAGTAATATTGGGCGTGGCCCTGCCATACAATGTGCAGGGTCCCGTGAAATTTGCCGCGTCTGACGGGGGTCAATCAGATATAAGATGCATTATGAATCACCCCGATTCTTTGGGGACGCAGTATTGGCGATCAACGCCCAGAattagtctagactagaagtTTACACATAGTGCTTTACCCAGTACGTGGTAGTAACATTTGGGTCCATCTCAACTAATTCACGGGTCCCTACCTGCTTGACACGCGCAGGCATGCGGTGCATACAAGATACGTGTAAATAAGCTAGAAACCATGCAAGGAAGATGAGCCAGTTTCGACTCCACCACGAGGCCACGAGGGTCAAGAATCAGGCATTCCCATATCAGATGCACCACGTTTTGGAATATCAAGAgaggaaaagagaaaagaaaaacaaaagcctGCCATGCGGTTTATGGTTACCCCGTACTATATCCATAGCGGGGCCCACCCGGACAAAAACCGAGAATCTTTTAGGACCGGCGGCAAATTTCTGGTACTTCTACCACGTACGAAGTAATTACTCTGTACTCCAAATTCCGTAGGTAGGGCACCAAAACTTACTCAGCCTCTTCATGTACCACGTAGGGCGGCCTTCTGTCATTATCCTTTTGGTCTAGATTAGCGGGataaaatattaaaatcCGATCAGCACAACCAATACCTTCACAGGCTGCCATGAATAGAGGTCCCCACATCCATCAGCGCCATACCGTACATATCCTTGATACCTTGCGTACCACACACACCAAAATGTTGAATGATGCAGTAAGATGTCATCTGTTTGTTAAGACTTACTCACACGCCGCATTTGGCCTCCCCGCCTCCCGCCAATCTACGATTGCTTCTGCCACGACAAAGACAGCGACGACGAAGCTAGGTAGATGTCAATTTTCATACTTGTAACGTGGCTTGCGTGGTCGTGTTACTTCTCTCGGGCCGTCGGGCATTACTAACAATCCGGATCCCTAATCCATATGGAAAAAGCGCGTGGGGCGCTGATCCACGGATTGCAGAGCAAGCTAATTACCCTAGAACCTAGGAATTAACACGAAGGAAGCAACAATTATAGGGCAGACAGATAGTTTGATACGCGTTACCGCAATTAAGTACAGTTTCAAAGCAGCTCTTCGTTCGTTGTTTAATCCCAAAATAAATATGCAGCAGCTTTTTGTGGCTTTCTTTACGGCAGTTCAACACGGAACTTGAGGCGGCGAAAACATTCACCTTGAGTACATACAACAATGTTTCCCATCAGATAGGGTTTGGCTTGCTCGGTTTCGCCAATGACCTCACGATCATGCTTTTCCAATCGATCAGCTCGAGCCTATTCGGTGTTAGAGGGAATGTTTCTACCAAATAGAACTAGAACGTGCGTCTCCAATTTTGGCGCAAAGAATAAGAAATCCTCCAACAGTCAGTCTCATTCGAGTCATGCCAGTCGCCGCAAGGTTCAAGATGGACCCAGAAAATTCAAACTCCAGGGTATACTCCGTACCCAATAACCCACGGAAAGACTGACATTAAGACCAACTGTACCCGCAGCGAACAATACCACGTAAACTGTCATGAAACCTAGCAGGCCTAGATGTTGTTTCTCGACTTAAGTGGAGAGCAAAGTGACAGGCCGGAACCTaactgtttttttctttttttttcttttttttattccacACCCCGAAAATCCGTTCTTGTGCTTCCGAACTCCGACTTGATTGATCTCCACATCCAGTTGCCATGTGCTTCTTACACAAGTTCAATTGTGGATCGTTACTCCAGCCAGGAACGCCTTTCCCAGATTGCTAGGCAACGACACCAACGCCAAGCCAAAACAACTTGAAATTGAGTCTTGCGGGGACATATTTTTAGTGGGGACAAACACCCGCCTTGTCGCTTGAACCACTTATTATAATTTTGAACAAAGAAATAATTTAGGTACTTGTTGGTTTCGGCAAACAGTTAAGTTAATAAAGGCCCACGTTTACAAATACGACGACAAGGGGAGTGTTTTTTTCCGCCCGTCACCGTAGTAAGTACAAATCTCCTTACCATACTGAAGTGGTTGTCTTTTTGGGCATTAGATTGACGAGAGATGTACcctttttgatctggctGGGATGTCCTGCGGGTTAGATGGAGGGTAACATTAAAGGCACACACTATCACGTCAGGGGAAGGCCTTCGATTGATGTCTGTACCACATGCATACATTAAGTAGTAgtacgtgttttttttttttgtcagtgTTCACGTCAGACTCCAGGCATCGCATTCCTACCAGTAAAGTGGTGGGACAGTTACGCTTAGGAGTACTGCTGTCCACATACCATGTACGAATTATTGGACCCACGTGATGCACTTCTACTATGTAAAGATCTCGTCAGAAATGTCTAGAACGAGTCACAATTTCAGGGTGTGGTGGATTCTGCTGATGCACGGTCAACCCGAGCCAAGAAACAGGCGCAATTAGGAGATACGAATTGCGGGATGCCTGGTAGGGACGGACTTACGCCGGTTGCGGACTTTTTAAGTCCGTGTAATTGTCCCACACCAACATGGATCAGCTTGGCTACGGGTGTGCATCCGTGGCACCTTGACATGGTACACTTTGTTTGTTGATTATGATTGCTGGGTAAACATCTCATTCGGGAACAACAACaaatgaaaagaaaaaggaagaaagctGCCAGGGGCATCTTTCAAGAGACATTTATATATGTAGCTGATGTAGAGCTCCGATTTTTTCATTTCTTTTTGGGCGCTTCCCTTGATAAGCATCTTCACCGCAACGACAGAATGGGCTGAAATTGCGAGTGTACGAAGTATAAGTAGTATGAGATATCTTTGAGGTCAGCCACCCCGCCCCTGACGGCCACAAGCAAGCCGACGGGATCTAAAGAAcagaaagagaagaaaaggaacaagaaaagaaacatcaGACATCTTACGCACAGGCTTTTTTGTTCTCAACATGCAACACCACTACCCATCGTATTGTTACTTCTTGAGGGGCATGGCCGGGACTAAAAGCTCAGAAAAGGGGTGAGGGGCCCACGTTGTTTTTTTCATCAAACAGAAACCACAAAAAGTTTAAGGAAACCCGGGAAAAAATAACATTTGTGTATATGGTAGCCCAGTGCCATGACAACGCCGGAGGGGATGCAGAGACGACAATTGGCGCTGGGGAACGTGCGCCTGGAGACATTATGAGATAAGAATGAAGATTTGTAGTTTGCCATCGGAGCCCGTTACCGCGATACGTTATAATGGGCTTGTACTCTGGTTCAATGGTCTTCTTCCACGCACGGCTTGCAGTAAACCCCTGATACGTTAGTTTAGAGTTGGACGAGCCGCCCCCGCCGCCACTTACAGCCAATGAAGTCTTGGCTCATGTGCAAGTTAACGTCGGTTTGGGTATATGGATTCACAATTCCGACTCTGCCCCATTTGTTTCCGTCACTGCCATTGGACTGCCATTCTGTTGCCTCCTCTGTTGCCGAAGCCGTGCGTTTCCCACCGGTCGTCTTCGCGACGACGCCCCGTTTCGATTCATGTTCAAGTCTCCCTCCTCGTCATCCGTGTCTGGGTGTTCCTCGATGTACCTCTTTGCCTCGTCGAGCTCGGTCACGTTTTCAGGCTTGTCACGCAGCCATTGCATCCGGGGGCCTGACCGTGCAACCTCGGATACGCGAAAACCGTAGATCCTCGGCTCGTATATCTTGCCGCGGCCAAGGCCCGGCGCAATATTACGCGCGTGGAAGCCGTTGACCACAACACCGCTGGCATCCTCACCCTGCAGCCGCATGCTGCTCAACGAGTGTGAGCCGCCCGACAGCGCATCGGCTCCGTGTTTGGTGAGGTCGAACTCGGGGAAAGTCATGAGGAAGAGCGCGCCAAACGTCCTTCCGAAAAATGCACCATCCACAGTCTGGAATCGACTGTTAGGTGGGACATATACGTCCAGACAGCTGGGACAAAAGAGTTTGACCGTCCCGGCTCCTGGTATGTCCGAGAGCCCAACAGGTAGGGTCCTGGCTAGGTTGCAGTTGGTCCGCGGACACGATCCAAAATGACCGAGCTCGTATTTTTCTGACATTTGCTGGATGCCGGCGCGCGAGCATATGAATCGTTGATGGATTAGGCCGTACAATAACTCGGCCGACGACTCGATCATGGAGAGATCGCTCGCTATGCGACTGTGGTTGCGGCGCTCCCCGTGCCTCGCTGCTGCGCCTACTCCATCGCCGGACTCGTCAATCTCGTCctcttcttcctcgtcctcctcatcctcgtcgtcttcgggCTCGACATCCAAGATCATCTACATCGGCGCAACATCAGGGAAGGGTTAGTCTCCGATATCCCTTTAATATCTGGGGATGCTAAATTTTGTCCTC
Proteins encoded in this region:
- a CDS encoding RanGTP-binding protein, with translation MDAFLTRLGAQAMNMAIRSGIALTSTYAVQQCARLLKTVDDKSIRTELRLLQQELNERIKIISPAIDLIEFKAGRGNVFLENAVPLAKGLRRSIVALGKRLEDVACAEEEAQQHAREARARPRTPESQAAELRSIICEMKTLLGRIERDAHMLQFAISASGENLSTSLPPGVSPSRLMQASTFLSIGDTQFASDPYGPVQIGPSFTLSLYLLFMGHSKTETRARPAQGNALTTINSGNPVNNSTDQVDSPYGFQEGERKPLWQEVVHKARVRLCRVPPDWKFDRERGYIPLPLPQSPNRDQRAHSSYSYTAKNEFSYHLEIIEDLDDGRLHDGEGSFFDDIPMAGIRESIPVHHLSKIFYTNTGRILNIGQELAPDNSPALLLKRDSTAPTPKQVIDDILQSMEEAVTGADESDFQNEALMDSQAELDLQILRESSESPSEEAPSPHDQRRPASCPVPKSSHSFPKHLDPEWIALEVFAEIEDESNYSTEDGSSDDDPDSSMSTAKSRSDVKGKRSSLDTKLMQQIRDISLRSGTTPPPHSGRESRKTVSPESFATRSPFGSITSSLSLLEMIIRLASLQEFQQTSHLSIPDHILTFFLEETATTGLSGEDRWKARSEAKKKVGFDPYHDAES
- a CDS encoding brefeldin A resistance protein, with product MDQKANDVASLEEGNKAPSTANTAVGSLPRSADPSINLEELRVAAHQKNPNGTSNVGSGISVARAEADFAELQRELTGMSRASRRKSHASQRDAEKANGEDLGETSSSESEPFDLESWIRGGIQAEREAGIRPKHIGVYWDELTVKGMSAFTNYVETFPDAVIRFFDYYTPIKNKLGLGGKAPEATLLDSFRGVCKPGEMVLVLGKPGSGCTTFLKNITNQRYGYTGVEGDVLYGPFTAKEFEKYRGEAVYNQEDDIHHATLTVEQTLGFALDCKVPGKLPAGITKAQFKKDVITMLLKMFNIEHTRNTVVGGSLVRGVSGGERKRVSVAEMMITSGSILAWDNSTRGLDASTALDFIKSLRIQTNLYKTATFVSLYQASENIYKLFDKVLVIDAGRQVYFGPATEARGYFEGLGFLPRPRQTTPDYVTGCTDEYERAYSEGYSPDNAPHSPETLAEAFKKSDFAKRLDNEMVEYRESLKEDQQKYEDFKIAVKEGKRTGAKKSVYTVGFHRQVWALMKRQTVLKLQDRMALFLAWMRTILIAIVVGTLYINLGQTSATSFSKGGLMFISLLFNAFEAFAELGSTMLGRGIVNKHKAYAFHRPSALWIGQIFVDQAFGVPRVLAFSIIVYFMTNLFRSAGAFFMFFLFIMLGNIAMTLFFRIIGCISIDFDYAVKFAVVTITLLITTSGYIIQYQSQQVWLRWIFWINPLGLMFSSMMGNEFSRIDMTCTAESLIPSGPGYNNPENQVCTLPGSKPGSLEVSGSDYIRTGFAYDPNDIWRNFGIVMGLVAFFLIMNVVLGEVIEFGMGGNSALVYQKPNKERKELNEKLVAKREAQRSSKSEAQGSDLKIESKRVLTWENLTYDVPVPGGNRRLLNNVFGYVKPGQLTALMGASGAGKTTLLDVLASRKNIGVIGGDILVDGKKPGKEFQRSTSYAEQLDVHEPTQTVREALRFSADLRQPFDTPQEEKYAFVEEMITLLELEDLADSIIGWPEFGLTVEQRKRVTIGVELAAKPELLLFLDEPTSGLDSQSAFNIVRFLKKLANAGQAILCTIHQPNSALFENFDRLLLLQRGGRCVYFGDIGKDANVLRDYLKRHGAEASPTDNVAEYMLEAVGAGSAPRVGDRDWADIWEESPEHANVKDTISQLKEERKAEVANDSNSALEKEYASPISHQLKVTSHRTNLALWRSPNYLFTRLFNHVVIAIVTGLTYLQLDNSRSSLQYKVFIMFQVTVLPALILSQVEAMYHVKRGIFFRESSSKMYNTSAFAASMLLAELPYVVLCAVAFFLPLYYMPGFTYDSSRAGYQFLMILITEFFSITLAQALSSITPSTFISSQLDPFLMITFSLFCGVTIPFPQMPDGYKWLYQLDPFTRLIGGMVTTALHDLDVKCASIELNKFTPANGSTCEEYMRPFFNAGGNGYIVDPSSTAQCDYCAYSSGDQFYTPLGMTFDNRWRDLGIYLAFCASNIVIIFVANRFLNFNKR
- a CDS encoding casein kinase II subunit beta-1: MSTSSGTPESWISSFCSLIGHEYFAEVSEEFIEDDFNLTGLQTQVPMYKEALEMILDVEPEDDEDEEDEEEEDEIDESGDGVGAAARHGERRNHSRIASDLSMIESSAELLYGLIHQRFICSRAGIQQMSEKYELGHFGSCPRTNCNLARTLPVGLSDIPGAGTVKLFCPSCLDVYVPPNSRFQTVDGAFFGRTFGALFLMTFPEFDLTKHGADALSGGSHSLSSMRLQGEDASGVVVNGFHARNIAPGLGRGKIYEPRIYGFRVSEVARSGPRMQWLRDKPENVTELDEAKRYIEEHPDTDDEEGDLNMNRNGASSRRRPVGNARLRQQRRQQNGSPMAVTETNGAESEL